In Citrus sinensis cultivar Valencia sweet orange chromosome 3, DVS_A1.0, whole genome shotgun sequence, the sequence CATTGTACTGATTGGTCTTTGGAGCGAAACTGGAAGACATGGATTTCGTATTTAAAAGATGATATTGGTGGTTTATCATATGAAATATCCTTTTTgagagatatttaattaaagacatggcatttcatttttcttggtgCAGGCTTAGAGATTCTGGCATTTCCATGCAATCAATTTGGTGAAGAGGAACCAGGAAGTAATGATCAGATCGCAGATTTTGTCTGCACTCGCTTCAAATCAGAGTTTCCAATTTTTGAAAAGGTAGATATGTGATATCTAGTTGCTCTTAAATCTGAATGCTCCTGAGTCCTGAAGTGCTCGGCAATACAAGGGTTGTCTTAGATATTGACTATTAGTTCTAGATTTGCATGTATTGTGTCATTTTAGTTACTCTACTAGCTTTAACCAAATCGGTTTTCCTGTCATTTGGATTGTTGACTAGTAATGTTGGACATTGttgtatgatttttattttttgtgattaataaCTATTGACCTTGCTGGTTTTGTTTAAAAGATTGATGTAAATGGTGAACATGCTTCTCCACTTTACAAGCTCTTGAAGTTGGGTAAATGGGGTATTTTTGGGGATGATATTCAGTGGAACTTCGCCAAGTTCCTAGTTGATAAGAATGGAGAAGTTGTTGATCGTTACTACCCCACAACTTCTCCGCTTAGCCTTGAGGTAATCCTATAATCTTGCAACTTTAAAGTTGATTTTATGGTTTGCTAGCAAGTAATTATCACCCAGATTCCCAAATTGTCATATAACAAACTCATTTAGCTTCATCAAATATTGACATCGCAGCGTGACATCAAGAAGCTCTTGGGCCTCTCGTGACTAATCAAATGAGGATTATTAGTGAAAGGCGTGTTGGGCAAGATTGTATCCATTGCTTCAAGTTTCTTTTAACCTCAAGAATATGCtttataaaattgtttatGATTGGTGAACCGAGGGCCGTTAGGAGGGGTGGGTTGCATGCAGCAAAAGTCAAGAATCAGATATTTCGTTTGTCTTTCGGTGAAAGATCATCTTGTACGAAAAGGAGATTATACATATCCAGTGCATGAAGGAACGGCCAACTTCTTTTTATATGTGTTTGCcgtaaaatcaaaatttgcaCTTAATTACTACTAGTTTTAGTTGccttctttatatatatgtatattaattaatgttacaTAGAGAGGCTGCTTTCAGTTCCTTGAATGATAATTGAGTTAGTGGGCCATTGTATTTGGCCCAATATTAAATCATGGCccattctaaaatttcataactGGTTAAGTAACTACTTGGGCATCTTGATTCTCGAGTCTTGACCTCTTCAACTTCAGTTTAACCTCATCTCTTCAGCTgcagaaaacaaaaaccacGTCCATCCATGGAAATagaattggaaaataaaacCCAGGGAATTTCAacagtattttttaattaaaaattttaatatttgctaTTTATTGTACTTATTTCCTTCTAATCTAcgcaaaaaagaaagaaatatccACACGTCCAGAAGGACCAAACAAGCACGAAGATGGATGCTATCAATGTCATGAAAGGCTACGACAAAGTCGATCACCACCAACACCGCGCAGGAATTCATTCCCTTCGGACACATCAGCGTCTGAAAATCGCCGTCACCATCTCAGCCATTGTTTTGTTGACCTTGATCATCGGTCTGATGCTTGCAGTTCTCATCCGGGAATCAAACACTGAAGAACAACAGCAACTGGACGCTGCCAAGTCGATCAAAACGGTGTGCAGCGTTACCCAGAACCCGGATTCATGCTTCACCGCCTTATCTTCTTCTCTCAACATCTCATCGACAACGACAAAACCAGACCCAGAAGTGATCTTGAAGCTCTCTCTGCAAGTCAACGTCAATCACTTCTCAAACATCACTTCTTCGATTAAAAGTCTTTACGGTAATCACCTTGAGGTTGCTTTACGCGACTGCGTGGATCAGCTGCGGGACGCGTCGAGTCGACTCAACGACTCCATGTCTGAGTTGAACGCCACGTTGACTGACAGGACTGTCAACG encodes:
- the LOC102624686 gene encoding probable glutathione peroxidase 8, producing the protein MTSQFIQNPESIFDLSVKDARGHEVDLSTYKGKVLLIVNVASKCGMTNSNYIELSQLYDKYKDQGLEILAFPCNQFGEEEPGSNDQIADFVCTRFKSEFPIFEKIDVNGEHASPLYKLLKLGKWGIFGDDIQWNFAKFLVDKNGEVVDRYYPTTSPLSLERDIKKLLGLS
- the LOC102625161 gene encoding pectinesterase 3; the protein is MDAINVMKGYDKVDHHQHRAGIHSLRTHQRLKIAVTISAIVLLTLIIGLMLAVLIRESNTEEQQQLDAAKSIKTVCSVTQNPDSCFTALSSSLNISSTTTKPDPEVILKLSLQVNVNHFSNITSSIKSLYGNHLEVALRDCVDQLRDASSRLNDSMSELNATLTDRTVNDIQTWISAAMTDEETCLDGLEEMGSTVADEVKTMMKKSKELLSYSLAIIANIRTLLQKFGLHMH